In Nematostella vectensis chromosome 2, jaNemVect1.1, whole genome shotgun sequence, one genomic interval encodes:
- the LOC125558952 gene encoding uncharacterized protein LOC125558952: MQKQQRTLMSHIDQQRQIFTQQQQTLNQLLAAMAWRPCPPSNSCYDCGEEGHFARECPKRLPPTSNQQGQQNQRRPPQAQQQQKAGNGSPLPQPAIKVKLAGEEVECLIDTGSMVSLVTENFYKTKLKNVSGRVQGGGKMLSLRGANGLEIPYLGYLELDITVGEVTIPKCGVLVLKDTAAIVRQRRKQPGVLGMNVLTKIPKWAEELGGSMSSKEEQKQKKRKLVKVARSKAVWVPPHSVMDIAVTGTPCGANALVEPLGTTLPGRLRVAATLVDASRPNFTIQVSNPTGRVVRLKKRTCLGSIMPAEATTREQLTFAVGVSEVVVSCSAATDCLGVSSQTPAGAATTLDERRSPEQSLLDGFPGTEEDRREAQRIFKEYADVFSREGEELGCTSTIQHRIHTEDDITVNQRHRRIPPNQFEEVKEHLQVLLDRGVIQPSQIDYASPIVLVRKKSGTLRLCVDYRRLNAKSRREAYPLPRIDESLDALGGARYFSTIDLASAYNQVEVHPADRHKTAFTSPMGLFEYNRMPFCLCNAPATFQRLMTNIFRSDILKTLLVSLDDIIV, translated from the exons ATGCAGAAGCAGCAAAGGACGCTGATGAGCCACATTGATCAGCAGAGGCAGATCTTCACCCAGCAACAGCAGACCCTTAACCAACTACTGGCTGCCATGGCCTGGCGACCTTGCCCACCTAGCAACAGTTGCTATGACTGCGGAGAGGAGGGGCACTTTGCTCGAGAGTGTCCTAAACGGCTACCCCCAACCAGCAATCAGCAAGGACAGCAGAACCAGAGGAGGCCACCACAAGCCCAGCAGCAACAGAAGGCGGGAAACGGAAGTCCTCTGCCGCA ACCGGCCATCAAGGTCAAGTTAGCTGGCGAGGAGGTGGAGTGTTTGATTGACACCGGCTCCATGGTATCCCTGGTAACGGAGAACTTCTACAAGACGAAGCTCAAGAACGTTAGCGGAAGAGTGCAAGGCGGCGGAAAGATGCTGAGTCTCCGTGGCGCGAACGGTCTTGAGATCCCTTACCTTGGCTACCTAGAGCTGGACATCACGGTTGGAGAGGTGACAATCCCCAAGTGCGGAGTGCTGGTCCTGAAAGACACAGCAGCCATTGTTAGACAGCGGAGGAAGCAGCCGGGAGTGCTGGGGATGAACGTGCTGACCAAGATCCCAAAGTGGGCAGAGGAGCTGGGAGGCAGCATGTCATCAAAAGAAGAGCAAAAACAGAAGAAGCGGAAGTTAGTCAAGGTCGCTAGAAGCAAGGCTGTGTGGGTCCCACCTCACTCGGTGATGGACATCGCTGTCACAGGCACACCCTGTGGGGCGAACGCACTGGTGGAGCCACTCGGTACGACCCTGCCAGGAAGGCTTCGTGTGGCGGCAACACTGGTGGACGCATCCAGACCGAACTTCACCATCCAAGTCAGCAACCCGACAGGAAGAGTAGTTCGACTGAAGAAGAGGACGTGTCTGGGCAGCATCATGCCAGCGGAGGCGACAACGAGGGAGCAGTTGACGTTCGCCGTAGGAGTCAGTGAGGTGGTGGTGTCCTGCAGTGCCGCCACAGACTGCCTAGGGGTGTCCTCACAGACCCCCGCCGGAGCTGCCACAACGCTGGATGAAAGAAGGTCACCTGAACAGTCATTACTAGACGGCTTCCCAGGGACAGAGGAGGACAGACGAGAGGCGCAGAGGATATTCAAGGAGTATGCCGATGTATTCTCTagagagggggaggagctTGGATGTACGTCAACCATACAGCACCGGATCCACACAGAGGATGACATTACAGTTAACCAACGCCACAGACGGATTCCGCCAAACCAGTTCGAGGAGGTGAAGGAGCATCTGCAAGTACTCCTGGACCGCGGAGTCATCCAACCAAGCCAGATTGACTACGCCTCCCCGATTGTGCTGGTACGGAAGAAGTCTGGAACGCTGCGCCTGTGTGTCGACTACCGCCGCCTCAACGCGAAGAGCCGACGCGAAGCATACCCCCTTCCACGGATAGACGAGTCGCTGGATGCCCTTGGAGGGGCGCGATACTTCTCGACGATCGACTTGGCATCTGCATATAATCAGGTGGAGGTCCATCCAGCAGACAGACACAAGACGGCGTTCACAAGTCCAATGGGGTTGTTCGAGTACAACAGAATGCCTTTTTGCTTGTGCAACGCGCCAGCCACCTTCCAACGTCTTATGACGAACATCTTCCGGAGCGACATCCTGAAGACCCTGCTGGTGTCCCTAGACGACATCATCGTCTAA
- the LOC116619269 gene encoding ATP-dependent DNA helicase RecQ-like — MLHSCTPKENKDAILESFKRLDGHVQVLVATIAFGMGRDCKGVHRTIHFGPSKNCEAFIQETGRAGRDGMSSFSYLLYKGIMLNHVERDIKEYVKATTCRRQMLMEHFSKNHIVFSGDLHACCDNRAKACECGSENCKSYTDFIVTETGIASEEKRRSVSEDQKKELSRLLKKYHKKLLMDLVRKSAHGMVQSLISINTLLGFGETQIDQVLENCETLFSFEDVTDKIEIWNICHAREIVVMLAEVFNDIDVSCEQMVDMRLGTSDNELDDKVIGEWAALAEDEELFALMADNLSWSALESTVNESTHMQSPDSSGLSPAALTALTNLSIE; from the coding sequence ATGCTTCATTCCTGTActccaaaagaaaataaggatGCAATATTAGAGTCATTCAAAAGACTGGATGGTCATGTGCAAGTCTTGGTGGCAACCATAGCATTCGGCATGGGAAGAGACTGTAAAGGTGTCCACCGCACAATACACTTTGGCCCCTCAAAAAACTGTGAGGCCTTTATCCAAGAGACTGGTCGCGCTGGAAGAGATGGGATGTCTAGTTTTTCTTATCTTTTGTACAAAGGCATTATGCTGAATCATGTGGAAAGGGACATAAAAGAATATGTCAAAGCTACAACCTGCAGGAGACAGATGCTTATGGAACATTTTAGCAAGAACCATATTGTATTTTCTGGAGACCTCCATGCTTGCTGCGATAATCGTGCTAAAGCTTGTGAATGTGGTAGTGAAAATTGTAAAAGTTACACTGATTTCATAGTTACGGAGACAGGTATTGCATCAGAAGAGAAAAGGCGTTCTGTTAGTGAAGAccagaaaaaagaactctcaAGATTACTCAAAAAGTACCACAAGAAACTATTAATGGATCTGGTACGAAAGTCAGCACATGGCATGGTCCAAAGTCTAATTAGCATAAATACTCTTCTGGGGTTTGGAGAAACACAAATCGATCAGGTGCTAGAAAACTGTgaaactttattttcttttgaggATGTCACAGATAAGATTGAAATATGGAACATCTGTCATGCAAGAGAAATAGTTGTTATGCTTGCAGAAGTATTTAATGATATTGATGTATCTTGTGAGCAAATGGTCGATATGAGACTGGGCACTAGCGACAATGAATTAGATGACAAAGTAATTGGAGAATGGGCTGCTCTAGCTGAGGACGAAGAGCTCTTTGCCTTGATGGCAGACAATTTATCTTGGTCTGCATTAGAGAGCACAGTAAATGAGTCAACTCACATGCAGTCTCCTGACTCTTCTGGCTTATCACCTGCTGCTCTGACTGCACTTACAAATCTAAGTATAGAGTAG
- the LOC5514326 gene encoding uncharacterized protein LOC5514326, translated as MSRYAGSCKVKHQYFVVICVFGVSSIFFFCLSGDYRAQPWMRNKTSPRSENALSNRTYDREERAENSTSSADFIKKIKVTVFMGIITAPKRVDRRTAIRETWLKTLDHYSEIGMRFFTDGLGLSKNETLALQLEQAKYGDLEFLPLKGGVRFTYRLLWMMFLALEKYDFKFILKTDDDYFVCLEHLNFDIRFRLQEKLLVWGWFHCERGSQWTDEGLIIFGRDFVDELVKLNETLQCHPFGDQAIGLWINALASYGSEVTFFADNTRLLHVNSLDSEPYLKNSDLCTRFLGIHQAYPERMREYWSLVKTNWFNVSFAEVPREPYQSYCPYQRRFEWRYFLPPWRYEPKPCWGSEGIWSNLEKFEYFAGRQESGK; from the coding sequence ATGAGTCGATATGCGGGTTCTTGCAAAGTGAAGCATCAGTACTTCGTGGTTATTTGTGTATTTGGAGTGTCATCTATATTCTTCTTTTGCCTGAGTGGTGATTACAGAGCGCAACCTTGGATGAGAAATAAAACGTCACCTAGATCGGAAAATGCACTTTCCAATAGGACTTACGACAGGGAAGAACGAGCTGAGAACTCAACTTCAAGTGCGGATTTTATCAAAAAGATAAAGGTGACGGTTTTTATGGGAATAATAACAGCACCTAAACGTGTAGACCGGCGGACAGCTATCAGAGAAACTTGGTTAAAAACACTCGATCACTACTCGGAGATAGGGATGCGTTTTTTTACGGATGGACTTGGACTAAGTAAGAATGAAACACTGGCTTTGCAGCTAGAGCAAGCGAAGTATGGCGACTTAGAATTTCTTCCTTTAAAAGGTGGAGTGCGATTTACCTATCGCTTATTGTGGATGATGTTTTTGGCTTTAGAAAAATATGATTTTAAATTTATCCTTAAAACTGACGACGATTATTTCGTTTGTTTGGAGCATTTAAACTTCGATATCCGCTTCAGATTGCAAGAAAAGCTCCTAGTCTGGGGATGGTTTCACTGTGAACGTGGTTCCCAGTGGACCGACGAAGGCCTCATCATATTCGGCCGAGATTTTGTCGATGAACTCGTCAAACTAAACGAAACATTACAGTGCCACCCGTTTGGGGACCAAGCGATTGGATTGTGGATTAATGCCTTGGCGAGTTATGGATCTGAAGTGACGTTTTTCGCTGACAACACGAGACTGTTGCATGTGAATTCTCTCGATTCTGAACCATACCTAAAAAACAGCGATCTCTGCACAAGGTTTCTAGGCATTCACCAGGCCTACCCTGAACGAATGAGAGAGTACTGGAGTTTAGTAAAGACAAATTGGTTTAACGTCTCCTTTGCCGAGGTTCCTAGGGAACCTTATCAGTCTTACTGCCCTTATCAAAGAAGATTTGAATGGAGGTACTTTTTGCCACCGTGGCGTTATGAGCCAAAGCCTTGCTGGGGGAGCGAGGGCATTTGGTCGAACTTGGAGAAATTCGAATATTTCGCAGGACGACAAGAAAGTGGAAAGTGA
- the LOC5514363 gene encoding tRNA wybutosine-synthesizing protein 4 isoform X1: protein MHGSHQRVQSTNDSSILSKFSMVRAGYFKDEFLKFFVTKDAKRSPLINRGYYIRIKAVSQVLSLFLESSVGKKQILSLGAGFDTSFFRFASEGRLTNTRFFEVDFPEVVKHKIKFIKQNNLFNIPHENELPSGFHSEDYSLLGCDLKNLQGLEQKLLGCGIDTSCPTLLLSEVVLSYLDPISSSAVICWAAKRFDSAVFVSYEQVYPEDPFGVVMINHFNRLGSPLRSITSYPSPQAQVQRYIEKGWTKAQYQDMNSFFNNLPVEEKQRVEAIEPFDEFEEWHLKCSHYILICGLKGSCEAMAKQMLPQENNENKSSFSCSEMSHLHTVSDGDEIKRYGHCGVALSDDLVVVTGGFGLQNNRHTRISGMHVVCFSQGEWKCITSQATSGDNFGARMFHTMNLLSDNTILVYGGRTSPYKPCTQTILLSIERHVTSLDSDLMGQSHSNAAETSSKDCTLGTHTGISGASHTFSNEVTAVPSDYQNNVGCTYTARVVCCQGDSPSPRWRHSATTLITGNGDEGVLVIGGKTLQELALNDCYLLDIKHFNWTKISLSGSRLMCRHSHTATPWGSNGILLFGGLGTSGIPLSSLQLIDTQKFEVQDIDINPPLPPRYSHTAHLRSESLILIGGVSQETTGCPSATVLNLVSMTWKLLAFPVSPSSSPVMLHNHCSVDIGFDRIMVLGGGGNCFSFGTHLNQNALVLNAAFLTSQDKSTGEYNEQ, encoded by the exons ATGCATGGATCTCATCAAAGG GTTCAAAGCACCAATGACAGCTCCATTCTTAGTAAGTTCTCCATGGTCAGAGCTGGCTACTTCAAAGATGAGTTCCTCAAATTTTTCGTCACCAAAGATGCTAAAAGATCACCGTTGATAAACAG GGGTTACTATATTCGTATCAAGGCCGTCAGTCAAGttcttagtttatttttgGAGTCTTCAGTGGGCAAGAAGCAG ATTTTGTCACTTGGTGCAGGCTTTGATACATCTTTTTTTCGCTTTGCATCTGAGGGGAGGTTAACAAATACTAGATTTTTCGAG GTGGATTTTCCTGAAGTTGTAAAGCACAAGATTAAATtcatcaaacaaaacaacttATTCAACATCCCACATGAAAACGAATTACCATCAG GATTTCATAGTGAGGACTACTCTCTGCTTGGTTGTGATCTTAAGAACCTGCAAGGCTTAGAGCAAAAGTTACTCGGTTGTGGCATAGATACGAGTTGCCCAACACTGCTCCTGTCTGAGGTGGTACTGAGCTATTTGGACCCTATCAG CTCTTCTGCTGTAATTTGTTGGGCTGCTAAGCGCTTTGATTCTGCTGTCTTTGTCTCATATGAACAA GTTTATCCTGAAGACCCATTTGGTGTTGTCAT GATCAACCACTTTAACCGGCTTGGGTCACCACTGCGGAGTATTACAAGCTATCCAAGCCCCCAAGCACAGGTTCAGAGGTACATAGAAAAG GGCTGGACCAAAGCCCAATATCAAGACATGAACTCCTTTTTTAACAACCTACCTGTGGAAGAGAAACAAAGAGTTGAAGCTATTGAGCCTTTTGATGAATTTGAG GAGTGGCATTTGAAATGCTCACATTACATTCTGATTTGTGGATTAAAAGGGAGTTGTGAAGCCATGGCCAAACAAATGTTACCTCAGGAGAATAATG AAAACAAGTCAAGTTTCTCTTGTTCTGAAATGTCTCATCTGCACACAGTTTCTGATGGGGATGAAATAAAAAG GTATGGTCACTGTGGTGTGGCATTATCAGATGACTTGGTGGTGGTAACTGGGGGCTTTGGCCTGCAAAACAATAGGCACACAAGAATCTCCGGAATGCATGTTGTCTGCTTCTCTCAAG GGGAATGGAAATGTATAACATCTCAAGCTACCTCTGGCGATAATTTTg GTGCTCGAATGTTCCACACTATGAATCTGCTGAGCGACAACACGATTTTGGTGTATGGAGGGCGCACATCGCCGTACAAGCCATGTACTCAAACCATACTTCTCTCAATCGAGCGTCATGTGACATCCCTGGACTCCGACCTGATGGGTCAATCACATTCGAATGCCGCTGAAACTTCAAGCAAAGACTGCACTCTAGGGACTCACACAGGAATTTCTGGAGCCTCGCACACATTCTCAAATGAAGTCACAGCTGTGCCAAGTGATTATCAAAACAATGTGGGATGTACTTATACAGCACGTGTTGTCTGTTGTCAAGGAGACAGTCCCAGCCCAAGATGGCGGCATTCTGCTACCACTCTAATCACTGGAAATG GTGATGAAGGTGTGCTTGTGATCGGTGGAAAAACCCTGCAAGAGTTGGCTCTTAATGACTGTTATTTATTGGACATCAAACATTTCAATTGGACAAAG ATTTCCCTGTCTGGCTCCCGCCTGATGTGTCGCCACTCCCACACAGCCACCCCCTGGGGGTCGAATGGAATCTTGCTGTTTGGGGGGCTGGGTACAAGTGGTATTCCTCTATCCTCGCTTCAGCTTATCGACACCCAG AAATTTGAGGTGCAGGATATCGACATAAATCCTCCTTTGCCTCCCAG ATATTCGCATACGGCGCACTTGCGCAGCGAAAGCCTTATTCTGATTGGCGGGGTGAGCCAGGAAACCACAGGCTGCCCAAGCGCCACTGTGCTTAATCTCGTCTCAATGACGTGGAAGTTGCTCGCTTTTCCG GTTAGCCCGAGCTCCTCTCCAGTAATGCTTCACAATCACTGCAGTGTGGACATCGGGTTTGATAGGATCATGGTGCTGGGTGGAGGTGGAAACTGTTTTTCGTTTGGAACGCACTTGAATCAGAACGCTCTCGTGCTGAACGCCGCCTTCCTTACTTCGCAAGACAAAAGCACTGGAGAATATAACGAACAATAA
- the LOC5514363 gene encoding tRNA wybutosine-synthesizing protein 4 isoform X2: protein MKTNYHQNLQGLEQKLLGCGIDTSCPTLLLSEVVLSYLDPISSSAVICWAAKRFDSAVFVSYEQVYPEDPFGVVMINHFNRLGSPLRSITSYPSPQAQVQRYIEKGWTKAQYQDMNSFFNNLPVEEKQRVEAIEPFDEFEEWHLKCSHYILICGLKGSCEAMAKQMLPQENNENKSSFSCSEMSHLHTVSDGDEIKRYGHCGVALSDDLVVVTGGFGLQNNRHTRISGMHVVCFSQGEWKCITSQATSGDNFGARMFHTMNLLSDNTILVYGGRTSPYKPCTQTILLSIERHVTSLDSDLMGQSHSNAAETSSKDCTLGTHTGISGASHTFSNEVTAVPSDYQNNVGCTYTARVVCCQGDSPSPRWRHSATTLITGNGDEGVLVIGGKTLQELALNDCYLLDIKHFNWTKISLSGSRLMCRHSHTATPWGSNGILLFGGLGTSGIPLSSLQLIDTQKFEVQDIDINPPLPPRYSHTAHLRSESLILIGGVSQETTGCPSATVLNLVSMTWKLLAFPVSPSSSPVMLHNHCSVDIGFDRIMVLGGGGNCFSFGTHLNQNALVLNAAFLTSQDKSTGEYNEQ, encoded by the exons ATGAAAACGAATTACCATCAG AACCTGCAAGGCTTAGAGCAAAAGTTACTCGGTTGTGGCATAGATACGAGTTGCCCAACACTGCTCCTGTCTGAGGTGGTACTGAGCTATTTGGACCCTATCAG CTCTTCTGCTGTAATTTGTTGGGCTGCTAAGCGCTTTGATTCTGCTGTCTTTGTCTCATATGAACAA GTTTATCCTGAAGACCCATTTGGTGTTGTCAT GATCAACCACTTTAACCGGCTTGGGTCACCACTGCGGAGTATTACAAGCTATCCAAGCCCCCAAGCACAGGTTCAGAGGTACATAGAAAAG GGCTGGACCAAAGCCCAATATCAAGACATGAACTCCTTTTTTAACAACCTACCTGTGGAAGAGAAACAAAGAGTTGAAGCTATTGAGCCTTTTGATGAATTTGAG GAGTGGCATTTGAAATGCTCACATTACATTCTGATTTGTGGATTAAAAGGGAGTTGTGAAGCCATGGCCAAACAAATGTTACCTCAGGAGAATAATG AAAACAAGTCAAGTTTCTCTTGTTCTGAAATGTCTCATCTGCACACAGTTTCTGATGGGGATGAAATAAAAAG GTATGGTCACTGTGGTGTGGCATTATCAGATGACTTGGTGGTGGTAACTGGGGGCTTTGGCCTGCAAAACAATAGGCACACAAGAATCTCCGGAATGCATGTTGTCTGCTTCTCTCAAG GGGAATGGAAATGTATAACATCTCAAGCTACCTCTGGCGATAATTTTg GTGCTCGAATGTTCCACACTATGAATCTGCTGAGCGACAACACGATTTTGGTGTATGGAGGGCGCACATCGCCGTACAAGCCATGTACTCAAACCATACTTCTCTCAATCGAGCGTCATGTGACATCCCTGGACTCCGACCTGATGGGTCAATCACATTCGAATGCCGCTGAAACTTCAAGCAAAGACTGCACTCTAGGGACTCACACAGGAATTTCTGGAGCCTCGCACACATTCTCAAATGAAGTCACAGCTGTGCCAAGTGATTATCAAAACAATGTGGGATGTACTTATACAGCACGTGTTGTCTGTTGTCAAGGAGACAGTCCCAGCCCAAGATGGCGGCATTCTGCTACCACTCTAATCACTGGAAATG GTGATGAAGGTGTGCTTGTGATCGGTGGAAAAACCCTGCAAGAGTTGGCTCTTAATGACTGTTATTTATTGGACATCAAACATTTCAATTGGACAAAG ATTTCCCTGTCTGGCTCCCGCCTGATGTGTCGCCACTCCCACACAGCCACCCCCTGGGGGTCGAATGGAATCTTGCTGTTTGGGGGGCTGGGTACAAGTGGTATTCCTCTATCCTCGCTTCAGCTTATCGACACCCAG AAATTTGAGGTGCAGGATATCGACATAAATCCTCCTTTGCCTCCCAG ATATTCGCATACGGCGCACTTGCGCAGCGAAAGCCTTATTCTGATTGGCGGGGTGAGCCAGGAAACCACAGGCTGCCCAAGCGCCACTGTGCTTAATCTCGTCTCAATGACGTGGAAGTTGCTCGCTTTTCCG GTTAGCCCGAGCTCCTCTCCAGTAATGCTTCACAATCACTGCAGTGTGGACATCGGGTTTGATAGGATCATGGTGCTGGGTGGAGGTGGAAACTGTTTTTCGTTTGGAACGCACTTGAATCAGAACGCTCTCGTGCTGAACGCCGCCTTCCTTACTTCGCAAGACAAAAGCACTGGAGAATATAACGAACAATAA